One Companilactobacillus farciminis KCTC 3681 = DSM 20184 genomic window, AAAACAGTTACTGCAAAAGATGACTGGCAATATGTATTCCGTTATCAACGACAATATGACGATAATGGTAATCTCTACCACTACACAGTTAAAGAAGATACTCCCGTTGACTATGTCCCAGTATATGATCCTACTACTTATAATATAACTAATTATTTAGCTGACACTTTCAAGGTAACTAAAATTTGGCATGACGGTAATAACGCTCAAAATACTAGACCAAAAAGTATCATGGTTCACCTATTTGACGATAAAGACCAAGCAAAAAATACTGACAGTTTCAATTTAAACGATGATAATAATTGGACGCATACTTTCACTAATTTGCCACAGATTGCGGGTAATAATTGGTACGTTTCCGAAATTGGTTACGATGGCCAACAAACTAACACCGTTCCAAAAGGATACATCAAAACTCAATACGCTAATGATGGAAATCCTCAGGATCAGACTATAGTTAATACTTTAGCCACTTCTCTAAATGTCACAAAAAAATGGGACGATAATGATTCACCTGACCGTCCTAAGTCTATCCAAATTCAGTTGTATGCCAATGATAATAACCAAGGTGAAAAGGCAGTTGGTAGCCCCGTCACTTTAAACGCCGATAACAATTGGAGTTACTCATTTGGTACGAATGCCAATTCTGATGATGAAAAGGATCCAACTAACCAATTACCAAAATACGATGAAAACGATAAAGAAATCACTTATAGTGCTAAAGAAATCGATGTTTCTGGATATAACGCATCAACCGACTTCAATGATGACAAGACTCAAGAAACTATTACCAATAAGAAGACCGATCCTAATAATCCTTCAGTTGAAACAAAGACTTTCACAGTCAATAAAAAATGGTCCGACAACAATAATCCTGTCCGTCCTAAGTCAGCTCAAATTCAACTTTTAGCAAATGGAGAAAAACAGGGCGATCCTGTAACTGTTAATGCTAATAACGATTGGACTTACACTTGGAATGATTTAGACAAAGACACCACTTATTCTGTCAAAGAAATCAATGTTGACGACAACTACGTTTCTAACGTTGATAAGACATCGGACAACGAAGCCACAATTACCAATACTTTGAAACCAAATTCAGGTGGCGAGACTCCAAGTAGTAATAAGAAAACTTTAACCGTCGAAAAGGTTTGGAACGATAATAATAACCAAGATAAAATTAGACCTAGCGCTATAACGGTATATCTCCTAACAAATAAACAAAAAACGGCTGATGTTGTCTTAAACGACGCTAACAATTGGACTTACACTTGGAACAACCTTTCGGACAAAAATTCTTATGATGTCACCGAAGATAAAATTTCAGGTTACACAGCAACCAAGACAACGACTAATAACAAAATCACTTTAACGAACACGCATAAACTTAACCAGACTGGCACCAAAGATCCAGACCCATCAACACCAGATAATCCCGATCCAACGCCAACAAATCCTGATCCAGAAACTCCATCTGGAGAAAAAGATCCTGATCCTGATATTCCAGATACTCCCGATGTACCTGACACACCAAAAGTTCCTGATACACCAGAAGTAGGTAAAACTCCTGATCCTGATCCTGTCATCCCAGACAATCCATTTACACCAGACCCAGATCCTGACACTTCAACCGACTTTAACCCAGACCCAATGGTGCCAAACGTTACCTATAGCAATTCTCAATTGCCACAAACTGGTAATAAAGAATTAAATTGGCTCTATCCATTAATCGGTGTAATGATTTTGGGACTAATTACTTTCAGAATAAAAAAGAGAGCTTAGCAAAAAACGCTTGATTCTTAATTGAACCAAGCGTTTTTGTTTACTCTAAATTTAAAATTTCATACTCAAAGCCACAAGCATCGATGAATTTCATCAAATCGCTGGCAGTCAAGAAAATCGTATGCGTATTAACATTCGGATGGAAAGTCAAAATCTCTTCACTATCCAACATCTCTTTATCGAAATACAGTTTTATGTTGTGGTCAGCATTGTTCATAATGCCAAATGGTGAAACGATTCCTGCTTCCAGACCGAGTTGTTCTTCAATATCGTGGTCATGTGCCATCGAAATACGTTTTGTTCCTGTAAGCTCTTGGAAATCTTTGAAATCCATGCGTTTTTTGTCATCCATAATCACTAAGTAGAAATGCTTCTTCTTATCTTTCAAAAACATTGTCTTAGTTCTAACGCCCTCTAAACCAGCAATATAATTGTCAGCTTGTTCAGTCGTTTCAGCAGCCGGATGATCAACAATTTTATATTTAATATCTAATTGATCCAATTTTTCCATTAAATCTTTATAAGCTTGTTCCGAACCCTTAGTCATAACAATCACCTATTCATATCTTGATATTGTTTGCGCAAAGCGTTGATTCTTAACTCAACTACCTCATTATGATTGATTTTAGCAAAAGCCATCGCATCCGTTAATAGGTCCTTAACAACTGTTGCTGGTTGATTCTTGCCGATAGCAATCTTAGCTTCTAATAGTTTCAACCTTGGCAAATAATACGTGATATGTTGTTCTGAACACAACTTGATTCCACGTTTAACCAGTTCCAAACTAGTTTCAAAATCATTTTTGACAATCAAAAAATCAGCTGTATAGAAAACAATTGTCAAGATACGTAAGTACGCATTCAACCCACTCTTTTGGAAAGTCTGATCTTTATGCACATTGATATATTCCAAAACCTTGCCAAAATAAAATTCAGCTTGCTCCATTTTATTAATACGTGAATAAAAGATTCCCATACCCACATATGATAAGTAAGAATAAATCGTGCGATGTTCTTCGTCCAAATTGTCCAAAATTTGTGAAAAATTGTAAAAAAGCTCTTCAAATTTACCATTTGTCAAAGTTGTGAATAAACCCTTTTGGTAATAAAATTGCATTTTTAATTCATTATTATTAACATCATCGACATTTAGGTCTTTTAAAGCTTCAGAAACTTTACTATAGTCTTCCATCATTAAATCGCTTTCAATACGATTCAAGACCGTCCGCATGTGAGTAGTGGAAGCACTCGAATTCTTATAAAGATCGTCAACTGATAATCCAAGTCGTTCGCATAACTTATTGAGAATTGCTAAGGAAGGTACGCGACCATTATTTTCAAATTTACTGAGCGTTGATTGTGTACAAATCCCTTGACAGAGCTTAACTTGCGACATTTTTAATTCTTTTCTACGTTCGATAAAAATATTAATATCCATAATTATTTCCTCATTCATTTTTCGCACGGTAGATAAATGATGCGAGACATTATCAAAACACTAACATCCCGCATTTTTTCGTCCAAAAAATATCCTACTATTACAATCAATTATCTAATTTATAGGATGCTTTGTAAACATATATAACTGTATTTATATTGGTTCGTTTTATACAAATAAATATAGTATTATTTAATATCTATTAATCGCTTACAGATATTTTTCAAATAAATATGAAAAAAAATATGACATTTCAGTAAGAGTGAGTTATTATATATTCCATGATTCAAATACAGTTGTTCACATTTAATGAACACACAAGGGTGGGAACTATTATGGCTAAAGAAAATTTAAGCCGAAGTTTATCTTCAAGACAAATGCAAATGATTGCTCTAGGTGGGACCATTGGGGTTGGTCTCTTCATGGGTTCAGCATCCACCATCAAATGGACCGGACCTTCAGTCTTGTTGGCTTATGCTTTAGCTGGATTGATTCTTTATATGGTAATGCGGGCACTTGGTGAAATGCTTTATGTTGATCCATCAACTGGTTCATTTGCCAAATACGCTACCGAATACATACATCCGGTCGTCGGGTACTTAACGGCTTGGAGTAATGTCTTTCAATATTTAGTTGTTGGTATCAGTGAAGTTATCGCTGTTGGAACTTACTTGGAATTTTGGTTCCCTACGATGCCAAAATGGATTGCCGGAGTGGTAGTCGTCGTAACGCTTTGCTTAGCCAATTTAACTTCTGTTAAAGCTTATGGTGAATTGGAATTCTGGTTTGCTTTGATCAAAGTTTTAACAATTATTATGATGATTATTTTAGGTTTCTTCGTTATCGTCTTCGGTGTTGGTAACGGCGGACATCCCGTTGGTATTAGCAACCTCTGGACTCACGGCGGATTTTTCACAGGTGGTCTGAAAGGATTCATCTTTGCGTTATCAATCGTCGTTGCTTCATATCAAGGTATCGAAGTTATCGGTATTACAGCCGGTGAAGCTGAAAATCCTCAAGAAAATATCGTCAAAGCTATCCGTTCCATCGTTGGTAGAATTTTGATTTTCTATATTGGAGCTATTTTCGTTATCGTAGCAATTTATCCTTGGAACAAATTAGGTACGATCGGTTCACCTTTCGTTGAAACATTTGCTAAAGTCGGTATCACATTTGCCGCTGAAATCATCAACTTTGTTATGTTGACAGCCGCAATGTCAGGATGTAATTCTGGTATCTTCAGTTCTAGTCGAATGCTTTATACACTAGGTTTGGAAAAACATCTACCTAAATCATTCGTTAAACTATCAAGACACAACGTACCTTACATTCCCGTTCTAGCTATCTCAATTGGTATCCTAGTCGGTTTGATTTTGAACTACTCATTGCCAGCACTACTTCACACATCAAGCAACATTTTCGTTATCGTTTATAGTTCCAGTGTGCTTCCTGGTATGGTTCCTTGGTTCGTTATCTTAATCAGTGAATTGAGATTTAGACATATCAATAAGGATAAAATGGATAAACATCCGTTCAAGATGCCACTTTACCCAATCAGTAATTATTTAGCTATTGCTTCATTATTAGTTATCTTAGTCTTCATGTTCTTGAATCCTGAAACTACGGTTTCTCTATTAGTCGGTGTAGCTTTCTTAGTCGTTATGACGGTTATCTACTTCGTTAAAGAAAGAAAGCCTGCTAAAGTCAGTGTTAAAGAAGAAGTTGAAGATGAAGAATTAGACTAAAAAATACCTCCCAGATTTTTTCTAGGAGGTATTTTTTTAAATAAAATCAGTAACTTCATTAACGTTATAACGAACTGACTTAGTAAAGTCGCCATCTGGCTTACCGATAGCAATTGAAGTGATTGGAATAAAACGGTCGCCGTCTAATCCTAAAGCTGGAGCAACTTTGTCGAAGTAATAACCTGACATTGGGTTAGCTTCATATCCGTGAGCACGAGCAACTAGCATCAATTGCATGGCAGCCATTGAACCGTCGATCGTAGCATCCTTTTCCAAGAAACTTCTGTCAGCGTGTTCGTACAATGGCAAGAACGTCTTGAATACTTTGTCACGTTCTTCGGGACTGATTTGTCCATTTTCACAAGCCTTATTCCAAACATCACGATACTTGTAATGTGATTGTGTATCTCCCAAAACGAAAATCAAAGCTGAACTAGTATCAGTTTGTGGATAGTTAAAAGGCATCATTACTGAACGAGCCTTCTTCTTACCTTCCTCATCATCACAAACGACAAAATGCCATGATTGCAAGTTACATGCTGAAGGAGCTGAAAGAGTTTCTTCTAACATTTCGTTAATCTCTTTACGAGAAATTTTAACGTCTGTCTTGAACTTACGATACGAGTGGCGGTTTAACATAATGTCATTAAAATCATTGTTTACCATATTTTTTGTTTCATCCATACAAAAACACCTCTCAACTTTTTATACGATAATTTTACCGCTGAGAGGTGTTTATGTAAATGTGTTCACAAAGTCTTAATCTTTGAAGACAGCTAAGCCACCTGCTGGATTATTCCAATCTGGTTCTTGAGCTGTAACGATTAGTTTTTCATTAGTAAAGGCGTTTAAACCAAGGTTACTCAATTCACGTCCATAACCGGAACCTTTGACACCGCCGAATGGCAATTCTGGCAATGATACTAAGAATGAGTTGACGAAGACCATACCTGTTTCAATCTTTTCAGCAACTGACTTACCGTGTTGAGCATCAGATGATACGACGATACCACCTAATCCCAATTCGGAATCATTAGCTAAATCGATTGCTTCTTGATCTGAGTGAACTTTGAAGACTTGAGCAACTGGGCCAAAGAATTCATCGTAAAATTCTGGATTATCTTTTTCGACATTAGTCAAAATAGTTGGTTGAATGAATTGACCAGGAAGATCGATTGGTTGGTTACCGTAATAAACTGTAGCACCATTTTCGACGGCCTTATCAATTTGTCCTTGAAGCTTTTCCTTAGCACGTTTGGAATTCATTGGCGCCAAAGTTGTTTTAGGATCCATTGGATCGCCTGGAACTAATTTAGAGAAGTTATCCTTGAGTTTTTCCAAGAATTCATCATACAAGTTGTCAGCAACGATGAAACGCTTGTCGGAAGTACATACTTGCCCAGCATTGTAGATTCTAACTCGCCATGCCAAATCGACAGCTTTATCAACGTCAGCGTCAGACAAAACTACGAAAGCATCTGAACCACCGAGTTCCATTGAGTTCTTCTTGAGGTATTTACCGGCCGTTTGAGCAACTGATTGTCCCCCACGTTTTGAACCGGTCAAAGCTACCCCTTGAACACGAGGATCAGCAATGATGTCACTTACTTGGTCATAACTGGCAAAGAGATTCTTGAATGTTCCCTTTGGTGCACCAGCTTCTTCGACAATTTTTTCAAAAGCAGCAGCTGAAGCTGGAGTATTTGAAGCATGTTTTAGAAGCATTGGATTTCCAACCATAAAGTTAGGCGCAAATACACGCATGATTTGATAGTAAGGGAAGTTCCAAGGTTCAACCATCATCAGTACACCAGTAGCTTGATGATAAACTTGAGCATCCCCAGTGTTTCGACTGTTGATAGGTGTAGGTTTTAATAAGTCAGCGCCATTGTCAGCAAAGTAGTCGGCAATGATGGCACACAACTCGACTTCACCTTTTGATTCATTGAAAAGCTTTCCCATGTCGATCGTGGCAATTTTTGCCAATTCGTCTTCATGTTCTCTCAATAAATCAGCGATTTTATGTAAGGTAGCAGCACGACTTGTAACTGGTTCATCGCGCCACTTCTTATATAACGCATGTCCATTTGCCAAAGCTTCCTCAATTTCTTCAGCGGTTGCGTCAGGATAAGTTTTTACTAATTCGTTGTTATATGGATTGATAGTTTTATATGCCATAAATGCATTCCTCCTGTGGCAAATTTTCTTATGGTTATTATTTTAATCAAAATGAAAGGGATTTCAAGGATTTGAACTTTCCAATTTTTTATTTGGTTAGTACCAATTATCAATTTGATGAAAATTAAACAAGTTTTTTCATATTTCGTCAAAAAAGTGTAAGATTGATTTTAATATTTAATGAAGGGTGTTTTTTCTATGGGTGTCTTTTTTTCTAGTATCTCCGGAATCTTAATAATCATCGGTTTGATTGCCGTCGGCTATGGTCTAAGTGCCTTAGGTTGGTTTGACGACAAGTCGACTCGCTTAATTGCCAAAATTGTTACCCAAGTAGCTTTGCCTGCGTATATGATCTCGACAATTACTAAAGATTTTACGGCCAAAAAACTGATTAAATTGTTGCCAGACTTAGGTGTTCCGGTACTTTCGATGACAATTTTAATTTTCATTTCAATTTTATTGATCAAGGTACTTAAAATCGACCCTAAACACAAAGGCCTCTTTAGTTCGATGTTCTTTAATTCCAACACTGTTTTCGTTGGTTTACCCGTCAACATGGCATTATTTGGCGAAAAGAGTTTGCCTTACGTCTTAGTCTATTACATGGCTAACACGACTTTCTTTTGGACTCTTGGAACTTACTTGATTCAAATGGATGGTGAGGTCAAAGGTCATTTCAAACTCAAGACAACATTGAAAAAAGTTTTCTCTCCACCACTATTAGGATTCATCATCGGACTGATTTTAGTCATGCTCCACATTCAATTACCAAAATTCTTGATGTCTGATTTTCAATATTTAGGTGGCTTAACAATTCCTCTATCAATGATTTTCATTGGAATTTCTATTTATAACGCTGGACTCAAAAATGTCTCTTTCCACAAAGACAACTTGGCTATTCTCTTTGGAAGATTTCTCTGTGCTCCTTTATTGATGGCCGGTTTATTCTTGTTTATTCCAGCTACTCCATTAATGAAACAAGTCTTCATTGTTCAGGCGGCAATGCCCGTAATGACTAATGCTCCAGTTGTTGCAAATCTTTATCACGCCGATTCTGATTATGCAGCTATCATGGTTACCGAGACCACATTACTGAGTTTGATCGTTGTTCCAATCATTATGACAATCATCAAATAAAAAAAATCCTCGCTAGGTTGTAAAATTACAAGCTAACGAGGATTATTTTTTAGGCTTTGTATTCAGTGATTCCCTTTGCTAAACGTTGCATGGCATCTTCGACATTACTCTTTGGAGTAGCCAAATTCATCCGTAAGAATTGATTACCATTACCACGATATTTCGTTCCTTCAGCCAAATATAAACCAGTCTTATCACGCAAAAATTGGTTAAATTCATCTGATTTGTCAGTCAACTTCGAGCAATCGATCCAAGCTAGATAAGTTGCTTGAGCTGGTAAAACTTTGATATCAGGAATATTTTTCTTAGCAAAATCTTCGACGTACTCCCGATTCTTTTGAATGTATTGGCGAAGTTCAGTCAACCACTCATGACCTTGTGTGTAGGCAGCAATTGAGGCATCCATTGACATAATACCAGGACTATTGATGCCATCGACAGAAATTGCATGTTCAACTTTTTGACGTAATTTTGCATTAGGAATAAATAACGTTGCCGCATGCAAGATTGCCAAATTAAAGGTCTTACTTGGAGAAGCTAATGAAATACTGTTTTGAGTAACTTCAGCATCCAAAGAAGCGAATGGCACATAATCATATCCTGGCATCGTGATATCACCATGAATTTCATCAGAGATAATCAAAACGTCGTGCTTATTAGCTAATTTGCCAATCTTAGTCAAGGTTTCTTTGTCCCAAATGATTCCGGCTGGATTGTGAGGATTGCAGACAATCATAGCTGTAGTTTGAGGATCGGATAGCTTTTCTTCCAAATCCTTCCAATTGATACTGTACTTGCCATATTGATACTCCAATTCACTATTGACGATGTGACGACCGTTACTAGTGATGGCATTATAAAATGAATTGTAATTAGGTTCTTGCAACAAAACGTTGTCACCTAAATCAGTCAAATGACGCAAAATTGATCCGATACTAGGCATAACGCCGTTACTAAAGACCAACCAATCTAAATCTGGTTCGAAATTATGTTCTTTTTTGTACCAGCTAGAAATTGCTCGATAATATTCATCAGGGACGTATTGATAACCAAAAATCCCGCGATCAACGTCTTTATGCATTGCTTCAATAATAGCCGGTGCCGTTTGAATATCCATGTCAGCGACCCACATAGGTAATTCATGTTCCTTCACTTGCCACTTACTAGAATTAGCATTGCGACGATCATTGATCTTATCAAAATTAAATTGCATTAGTTCCACCCCTTCTTATTCATTACCCAAATAGTATCATTACTTTGATTAATATCGAAAGACCACGGGTTTTAATTAAACGTTTTATAATCAAATTAGACAAAACACTGTAATTTTAACTTTTAAAATGTCATAATGATACTACTAAATATTTAGGAAGTGTCTCAATCTATGCCTTCACTCTTTCGGAAAAAAGATATCGTCAATGATTTATTACATGAACAAACTCTAAATCGAACTCTCGGTGCTAAAGATCTCATTATCATGGGGGTCGGCGTTATCGTTGGGTCCGGTATCTTTATTACACCCGGAATCATCGCTGCTAACTATGCTGGACCTGGAGTTATTTTGACTTACTTATTGGCCGCCTTAGTTTGTATCGGTGCCGCCTTTTGTTACTCTGAATTTTCATCAACGATTCCTTTGGCGGGTAGTGCTTATACTTATTCCTATTCCGTTTATGGAGAAATTGTCGCCTGGATTGTTGGTTGGTCATTGATTTCCGAGTACTTATTTGCAGCTTCTTCCACAGCAGTCAGTTGGTCAGCTTATTTTAGGAATCTCTTAGCAGGATTTGGTATCAATCTTCCTAAAGCTTTGCAATCAGCTCCTGGAACTGCTGGAAATACTGGTGGACGCTTCGATTTGATTGCCTTTATCATCGTTTTAATCGCGACCGTTTTATTGCTACAAGGTCTAAATGAGTCGATGAAAGTAAATACCATCATGGTTTACGTCAAAATCTTCGTTATTTTGCTGTTCGTTGCTGTAACGATTTTTTACGTAAAACCTAAAAACTACAATCCGTTCCTTCCCTTTGGAGTTGGTGGAATTGGTCGTGGAGCCGCAGTTGCCTTCTATGCTTTCTTAGGATTTGATGTTGTGTCCTCGGCGAGTGAAGAAGTTAAAAATCCTAAACGTAATATGCCAATCGGGATCATCGCTTCACTTTTGATTGTTGCCGTTTTATATGGCTTAGTATCATTAGTTTTAGTCGGTGCCGTTAATTACAAACAATTAAACGTTGCTGATCCAGTTTCTCACGCCTTGAATTTGTTAAACCTCAACTGGATCTCAGGAATCGTTTCACTAGGTGCCATCATGGGTATGACAACCGTTTTGCTAGTCGTTATCTACGGTGGAACACGTTTGATTTTTTCACTAAGTCGAGATGGTCTATTACCAAAGAAATTCAACCATCTCAGCAAACAAGGCGTCCCTGTCAGCAGTACTTTCCTAGTCGGATTAGTCGCCGCAACCGTAGCTGCCGTTGTTCCTATCGATAAAATCACTGAACTAGTTAACATTGGAACCTTGCTAGCTTTCTCAGTTACATCAGTCGGTGTCATCTTCTTGCGCCACAGTAAAAACACCAAGGGTCTTAAACCAGCTTTCAAAGTACCCTTCTATCCAGTTTTCCCATTGATTTCCTTTGCCGCTTGCGTCTATTTAATGACTCAATTGCAAAGTTTCACTTGGAAAATGTACGCTATCTGGACTGCCATTGGTTTAGTAATTTACTTTGGTTATAGTTTTAGACATAGTAATGAAAAATAATTAAAAAGGAGTGGGACTACAAGAATGCAATATGCAATCAAGTAGTCCCACTCCTTTTTATATTTCCGAAGTAATTGGTATATAAAGATAAAATACAGAATCTAGTCGGGAGCAAAATCTCTGTGATGGCTCAGCCGCCATATTATTCTTAGCAACTTGTTGCTTAGAATAAGACCAATCTTGAAGACTTTGCCCGTACTTGGTCTTAGCAAAGGCTCCAAGTTGTGTCGGCAGCGTTCCAGCCAATCACAGAGATTTTGTGGACGACGGCATCCTTAGTAAAAAAGCAGGCCTTAAACGGTCTGCTTTTTTACTGCTTATTTAACTGAATAATTAGGAGCTTCTTTAGTAATTGTAACGTCATGTGGATGTGATTCTCTCAATCCAGCGTTAGAAATTTGAATAAATTGAGCATCTTGTAATTCCTTCAAGTTGTGAGCACCAACGTAACCCATACCTGAACGCAATCCACCAAGTAGTTGATAAATTACATCGCCAACAGCACCTTTGGCAGCGACACGACCTTCGATACCTTCGGGAACTAACTTGTTAGCTTCGTTAACGCCACTTTGGAAGTAACGATCAGATGAACCATGAGACATGGCAGCCAAACTACCCATTCCACGATAAGTCTTGAAACGACGACCTTGATAAATTTCAAATTCACCAGGAGCTTCATCAGTACCGGCTAACATTGAACCAAGCATAACGGCATTACCACCACCAGCTAAAGCTTTAACAATATCACCGGAGTACTTGATACCACCATCAGCAATAATTGTCTTGCCGTATTCGTGAGCTACACTAGCAGCGTCATAAACAGCAGTTAATTGAGGAACACCGACACCGGCAACGATTCTAGTTGTACAAATTGAACCAGGTCCGATACCAACTTTAACGACATCAACCCCAGCATCGTAAAGGGCTCTAGTACCTTCAGCAGTAGCGACGTTACCAGCAATCAAAGTAGCTTCTGGGAATTTAGCTCTGATTTCACCGATTTTTCTAAGGACACCGGCTGAATGACCGTGAGCTGTATCGATAATAATTGCATCGGCACCAGCACTTAAAAGAGCTTCGGCACGTTCAAAAGTATCGCTAGTTACACCAACAGCCGCAGCGACTAGTAAACGACCATACTTATCTTTAGCAGCGTTAGGAAATTCTTTAACTTTTTCGATATCTTTGATAGTTACTAAACCACCTAAACGACCATTTTTATCGATCAAAGGAAGTTTTTCAATACGATGTTCTTGAAGAATTTGTTCTGCTTCTTTTAGAGAAGTACCAACTGGTGCAGTAATCAATTCTTCACTAGTCATAACTGTTCCGATTTTTACAGAATAGTCAGAAATGAAACGCAAATCTCTGTTAGTAATAATACCAACTAATTTTAGATCATTAGTGTTGTTAACGATTGGCACACCACTGATACGGTAAGTACTCATTAATTTTTCTGCTTGGGCAACTTCATCATCCGCTGTTAAGTAAATTGGATCGATGATGACACCATTTTCTGAGCGCTTAACCTTTGAAACCTCGTCAGCTTGTTGTTCAATACTCATATTCTTGTGAATAACACCTAATCCACCTTGACGTGCCATTGCGATGGCCATTGGTGCTTCGGTAACTGTATCCATACTTGCACTCAAAATTGGAGTGTTTAACTTAATATTCTTAGCTAATTGAACTGATAAATCTACTTCGTTTGGTAAAACGTGACTCTCCGCTGGAATTAGTAAGACGTCATCAAACGTGAATCCCTTTTTATCAAATTTTGTATCCCATGCCGACATGATTTTCCTCCTAAGTATTTGTTTTTACCTATTAGTAGATAAAATTTATAAACATGGTAGCCGATTTTTTTATGTTAGTCAATCAAAGTTTGTGAAAGAAAAAAAGACTTATCGTCATAACGACAAGCCTTTTAATACATTTTTATTGCTACAACTTTATAATTCCATAAATTTTGTTTTCTCAAATAAAAATCAAAACTTCTTTTTTTGAGACATAATTTATATCGAATTATATCGTCCTTTTTAGAAATCATTTCATCGATGCGATGCAGTTCATGATTATTATTCCGTCTCAAATAATCAGCTGTCTCATTATCAACTGAAATTTGTGAAATCTTCTCTCGATCACGTAACGCCGTTTCACAAGCAAAGACCATTCTTTTACGAATAAAATCATTTATGAATAAAACAATAATAATGCCCGCTATAACAAATAATAGTATCCCACCATATATTTCTGTCACCACTACATTTGAAAGATTCATAATCATCAACACTTTTTATATTTTTATTTAATTAAATGATATCATGCCAATAATATGATTATCAATCAAAGCGCTTATGGCTTATGATTTGGTTGTTTCGTATCTTCATGGTAAGATTTTTTACAAACAAATATGGTTCTTTTGAACTTGGGTTGATAACTTGCCGTCGTCCGTTCGGCTTTGTGGACGCTGGAACGTACTGGGCACAACTTGAAGCTAATTCCAGAACCGGGAATCATCTCCAAGATTGGCCTTTCACTAAGCGATAAATCGCAAAGTGAAATCTCAGTACTGAGCATCCACAAAGCTGCCACTACCGACTAGATAACGTCTTTTATTATTTATTTCAGGTAATTAGAAGATAAAGAATAGAACAACTA contains:
- a CDS encoding prolyl-tRNA synthetase associated domain-containing protein — translated: MTKGSEQAYKDLMEKLDQLDIKYKIVDHPAAETTEQADNYIAGLEGVRTKTMFLKDKKKHFYLVIMDDKKRMDFKDFQELTGTKRISMAHDHDIEEQLGLEAGIVSPFGIMNNADHNIKLYFDKEMLDSEEILTFHPNVNTHTIFLTASDLMKFIDACGFEYEILNLE
- a CDS encoding nitroreductase family protein: MDETKNMVNNDFNDIMLNRHSYRKFKTDVKISRKEINEMLEETLSAPSACNLQSWHFVVCDDEEGKKKARSVMMPFNYPQTDTSSALIFVLGDTQSHYKYRDVWNKACENGQISPEERDKVFKTFLPLYEHADRSFLEKDATIDGSMAAMQLMLVARAHGYEANPMSGYYFDKVAPALGLDGDRFIPITSIAIGKPDGDFTKSVRYNVNEVTDFI
- a CDS encoding Cna B-type domain-containing protein, with amino-acid sequence MFKKGKNIFSLLIIIASIFMTSSTNMVEAQDSGDSPEVSTVADTGENSEDTQASEATTNWGSQFITKAQLQDASGNPQTHFGLYDDIYASWEFSTNNQKIHAGDTMEIPVPIQITIKNNILNSKTLKDKDGADIADISLNKDTRFITVTFNSTAASKSQTLNITGWISLKTNWNTNIVLPNKNTSIDWGLDDSVMKSPDTTNSATVDPPSTGQDNNSVLYKYGSFENDKINWTVEINYPGQSIPNAKYQDFIGDNQKLISDITVNSATRDADGNVTNDKENKYSDSKVTYSDDNKEFTVDFGGDIKQPINISYTTQITNYDNLSDNYSNSGDLLSNDTIKQSVTVNDSTTSIGGGASTSDILTSILGQKKWAVPEGTKIPDSIVVHLLRQVADGKTQEVTKKTVTAKDDWQYVFRYQRQYDDNGNLYHYTVKEDTPVDYVPVYDPTTYNITNYLADTFKVTKIWHDGNNAQNTRPKSIMVHLFDDKDQAKNTDSFNLNDDNNWTHTFTNLPQIAGNNWYVSEIGYDGQQTNTVPKGYIKTQYANDGNPQDQTIVNTLATSLNVTKKWDDNDSPDRPKSIQIQLYANDNNQGEKAVGSPVTLNADNNWSYSFGTNANSDDEKDPTNQLPKYDENDKEITYSAKEIDVSGYNASTDFNDDKTQETITNKKTDPNNPSVETKTFTVNKKWSDNNNPVRPKSAQIQLLANGEKQGDPVTVNANNDWTYTWNDLDKDTTYSVKEINVDDNYVSNVDKTSDNEATITNTLKPNSGGETPSSNKKTLTVEKVWNDNNNQDKIRPSAITVYLLTNKQKTADVVLNDANNWTYTWNNLSDKNSYDVTEDKISGYTATKTTTNNKITLTNTHKLNQTGTKDPDPSTPDNPDPTPTNPDPETPSGEKDPDPDIPDTPDVPDTPKVPDTPEVGKTPDPDPVIPDNPFTPDPDPDTSTDFNPDPMVPNVTYSNSQLPQTGNKELNWLYPLIGVMILGLITFRIKKRA
- a CDS encoding amino acid permease, whose translation is MAKENLSRSLSSRQMQMIALGGTIGVGLFMGSASTIKWTGPSVLLAYALAGLILYMVMRALGEMLYVDPSTGSFAKYATEYIHPVVGYLTAWSNVFQYLVVGISEVIAVGTYLEFWFPTMPKWIAGVVVVVTLCLANLTSVKAYGELEFWFALIKVLTIIMMIILGFFVIVFGVGNGGHPVGISNLWTHGGFFTGGLKGFIFALSIVVASYQGIEVIGITAGEAENPQENIVKAIRSIVGRILIFYIGAIFVIVAIYPWNKLGTIGSPFVETFAKVGITFAAEIINFVMLTAAMSGCNSGIFSSSRMLYTLGLEKHLPKSFVKLSRHNVPYIPVLAISIGILVGLILNYSLPALLHTSSNIFVIVYSSSVLPGMVPWFVILISELRFRHINKDKMDKHPFKMPLYPISNYLAIASLLVILVFMFLNPETTVSLLVGVAFLVVMTVIYFVKERKPAKVSVKEEVEDEELD
- a CDS encoding helix-turn-helix domain-containing protein — translated: MDINIFIERRKELKMSQVKLCQGICTQSTLSKFENNGRVPSLAILNKLCERLGLSVDDLYKNSSASTTHMRTVLNRIESDLMMEDYSKVSEALKDLNVDDVNNNELKMQFYYQKGLFTTLTNGKFEELFYNFSQILDNLDEEHRTIYSYLSYVGMGIFYSRINKMEQAEFYFGKVLEYINVHKDQTFQKSGLNAYLRILTIVFYTADFLIVKNDFETSLELVKRGIKLCSEQHITYYLPRLKLLEAKIAIGKNQPATVVKDLLTDAMAFAKINHNEVVELRINALRKQYQDMNR